In Ureibacillus thermophilus, the genomic stretch TGAAACCACTTTCCGCGTGCTGCATTATTGGATGAATCTTTATTCAAAGGAAGAAGTGAAAGGAATTTTCCGCCAAATGGCAGGTGAAAAATATCGATTAGTGTATGAGATGCTGAAAGTTGTTAAAAGTGACTGCTGCATCCGGGAACAGCTCGTCCACTATTTTGGACAAAAGTTAAAGGAAAAGCCGGAACATTGCTGCGAACATTGCGGCATCGATTATCAGCGCTTCCTTCATCCGAGAAAAGAGTTCTATACAAAGCACGTAAACTTTAATTGGCAATTGCGACTGCGACAAATATTGATAGGAATTGACTGAAAAAGCAACAACCCTTTCTTTTTCGACAAAATTCTATGAAAATAGAAATTTCCTCTCATTTACTTTTTCTATAATTTTCGTCATAATTAAATCAGACGTATTGGGAGGTGCCGTATGACTGAAAAAGATTTTCGCCAAAAGATAGAAGAACATCGACAAAGGATTGAGATAGAAGATGCGAAAACTAGATTAAGCCGCACTGAGCGTCGCCGCAAAAAGAAGAAAAAATCAAAAGAAACTCCATTGCTGACAACACTCACGGTGATTTTAATCGGCATCCCTTTAGCCATCTTAATTTATGTGTGGGGCTTTTGGGAACCGGACCAGGAAGAAGTGGCAGTTGATAAAGACGAGAATGTTGTGGAAATTCAAAGAAACAATGAAGTATCAGCGAAAACCAATGAAAATGATGAGGATTTAGAAGAGAAAGAAACTTCATCTGAAACGGCAAAAAAAGATGGCAAATCCGACGATGAAGAAAAGCCATCAGCAAAAGAGAAAAAGAATAATCAATCAAATCAAGAAGAAAAAGCTTCTACATCAAAAATAAATCATAATGCTTCCGAGAAGCAAACTTCTTCGCAAACAATACATACTGTAAGCGCGAACGAAACTTTATTCCGTATTGCTAAGCGATATTATAGCGACCCAATCAGCGGCGTCGAAAAAATTAAAAGAGCTAATCATTTGTCTTCGGATGTGATTAGTCCAGGACAGTCGCTTGTCATCCCGGAATAAAATCAAGTAAAATATTATACATTACTGTTGAAAAGACGCTGGTTGTTCACCACGTCTTTTTGTTTTACCGGGAGGGGTGCTTGTACATGGTTGGTTTGGCAGCGGTCCTTGTTATTTGTTCAGGGCTTTTACTCTACATGGTGAAGATAGCCTTTGAAAATAACGTCGTGCGCCATAAATTAACGTTAAAAGGAATGAAGGAAAAATATTCAATTTTTTTTATTTCCGATATCCATACCCGCACCATTAGCGATAAAATGATTCAAAGCATTAATGAACCTATTCAGGCTGTCATTATTGGAGGGGATTTAGCGGACAAAAGAACGCCGATTTCGAAAATTTATCAAAATCTGAAGCTTCTCCGCTCATTAGGCCCTGTTTATTTTATTTGGGGGAATAACGATCGGGAAGTGGGGGAAGAACGTCTAAGAAAGATTTTTCAAGAGATGGACGTGCAAATTATCGAGAATGATGCGGTTCTTCTGCCGAATATGATGAACAGATGCTGGCTTAGTGCAGTAGATGATGTTTCATCGCGCAAAGCTGATCCGCAAAAAGCCTTTGAAAAATGCCAACCAGAGGATGCGGTGATTTTTGTGTCCCATAATCCAATGCTTTTTTCACGAATCAAAAATTTTCATGCGGATGTTTGGCTGGCTGGACATTTGCATGGAGGACAAATTCGATTTGGCCCTTTCGGCATTCATCCCCTAGGCTCTTTTACCTCTGTTGAAGGAAAATATACCCTCATTAGCAATGGCTACGGAACAACAATGATTCCTTTGCGCTTTGGTGCAAAACCCGAGTGCCACATCATCGAGATAAATTTTCAAGATACCTTCTAACCCCATAGTTGACAATTCGCGGTATAATAATCTAGTAGTTTGTTGAATATAAGGAGTTGTGAACAATGCAAAAAGTAGATGCGATTATCGTTGGAGGAGGCCCTTGTGGTTTATCGGCAGCGATTGAATTGCAAAATATCGGGTTGAAGCCGATTGTGATTGAGAAAGGCAATGTGGTGAATGCCCTTTATCATTATCCAACCCACCAAACCTTTTTCTCCACAAGTGAAAAATTGGCCATTGGCGATGTGCCGTTCATTATAGAGCAGCGGAAGCCGAGCAGAAATCAAGCCCTTGTCTATTATCGCGAAGTAGTAAAATTAAAAAATATTCATGTGAACCGTTTTGAGAAAGTATTGTCTGTGGAAAAACGTCCGGATGGGTTATTCACCGTTACATCGGATAAAGCTCAATATGAAACACCTTATGTTGTTTTGGCAACAGGCTATTATGACCATCCAAATTATATGAATGTTCCTGGAGAAGATTTGCCAAAAGTGTTCCATTATTTTAAAGAAGCCCATCCTTTTTTTGATACAGATGTCCTTGTCGTTGGAGGAAAAAACTCAGCGGTTGATGCAGCGCTGGAATTGCATAAAGCAGGGGCCCGCGTAACAGTTGCATACCGCGGCAATGACTTTTCACCGAGCATTAAACCATGGATTTTGCCGGAATTCCAATCATTGATTCGAAACGGTGAAGTAGTGATGCACTTCAACACGACGGTGAAAGAGATTCGTGAAAAAGAAGTGGTCTTAAATATCGATGGCAAAGAAGAAGTAATAAAAAACGATTTCGTCTTTGCTATGACCGGTTATCATCCTGACCATGAGTTTATTCGAAAAATCGGCGTAACGATAGATGAAGAAACAGGACGTCCTACATATGATCCAGAGACAATGGAATCCAATGTAGAAAATTTATTTATTGCCGGGGTGCTTGCTGCCGGAAATAATGCGAATGAAATTTTCATCGAGAATGGAAAATTCCACGGGGGCTTTATTGCAAAGGCGATTGAAAATAAGAGAAATCAATAATTCTTAAAAAAAGGGGACGTCTGAAAAGTTGAGACGTCCCCATTGCGGCTTTAGCTAGAGTTTTTGCCGCAGATAAATTGCGGACGAGGAGGCGCGTTTTGTGACCACCGCAGGGAA encodes the following:
- a CDS encoding LysM peptidoglycan-binding domain-containing protein, coding for MTEKDFRQKIEEHRQRIEIEDAKTRLSRTERRRKKKKKSKETPLLTTLTVILIGIPLAILIYVWGFWEPDQEEVAVDKDENVVEIQRNNEVSAKTNENDEDLEEKETSSETAKKDGKSDDEEKPSAKEKKNNQSNQEEKASTSKINHNASEKQTSSQTIHTVSANETLFRIAKRYYSDPISGVEKIKRANHLSSDVISPGQSLVIPE
- a CDS encoding metallophosphoesterase: MVGLAAVLVICSGLLLYMVKIAFENNVVRHKLTLKGMKEKYSIFFISDIHTRTISDKMIQSINEPIQAVIIGGDLADKRTPISKIYQNLKLLRSLGPVYFIWGNNDREVGEERLRKIFQEMDVQIIENDAVLLPNMMNRCWLSAVDDVSSRKADPQKAFEKCQPEDAVIFVSHNPMLFSRIKNFHADVWLAGHLHGGQIRFGPFGIHPLGSFTSVEGKYTLISNGYGTTMIPLRFGAKPECHIIEINFQDTF
- a CDS encoding YpdA family putative bacillithiol disulfide reductase → MQKVDAIIVGGGPCGLSAAIELQNIGLKPIVIEKGNVVNALYHYPTHQTFFSTSEKLAIGDVPFIIEQRKPSRNQALVYYREVVKLKNIHVNRFEKVLSVEKRPDGLFTVTSDKAQYETPYVVLATGYYDHPNYMNVPGEDLPKVFHYFKEAHPFFDTDVLVVGGKNSAVDAALELHKAGARVTVAYRGNDFSPSIKPWILPEFQSLIRNGEVVMHFNTTVKEIREKEVVLNIDGKEEVIKNDFVFAMTGYHPDHEFIRKIGVTIDEETGRPTYDPETMESNVENLFIAGVLAAGNNANEIFIENGKFHGGFIAKAIENKRNQ